From the genome of Niabella agricola, one region includes:
- a CDS encoding sugar MFS transporter, with the protein DFQSSLVQSAFFGAYFLMAIPAGLYIHRRGYKAGMVTGLVVAAVGAALFYPAAEIRYYPLFLGALFIMAAGFTFLEVTATPYISKLGDPSEASSRLSLSAAVGSAGATVAPYLGALLLLHKEDIPETVIQTYSASQLQGFLAAEANLVKLPYISLALLFLVMALVLLFIKLPPIREEATGKHSFKDILNYPHLLLGAGAVFCYVGAEVGIVSFLIRYAQSLGLPGLTQQKAALFISLFMALVLAGRLVGAYILRKGAASQMLVVSAGGALLLVVTAMLMNGYGSLFLLSMVGLLTSVMYPVIFTLSIDGLGRFTKTASSLLIMGIVGGALIPPAMGLVSDRVGIGWAFVFPALCYIYVLYFAIKGHRIPVRK; encoded by the coding sequence GATTTTCAGTCCTCCCTGGTACAATCGGCCTTCTTTGGAGCTTATTTCCTGATGGCGATACCCGCGGGCCTATATATTCACCGGAGAGGGTACAAGGCGGGCATGGTCACCGGGCTTGTAGTAGCCGCCGTCGGGGCCGCGCTGTTTTACCCTGCTGCGGAGATCCGTTATTATCCCCTGTTCCTGGGCGCATTGTTTATCATGGCGGCCGGATTTACCTTTCTGGAAGTAACCGCCACGCCCTATATTTCCAAACTCGGCGATCCATCCGAAGCATCCAGCCGGTTAAGTTTGTCTGCGGCGGTGGGGTCTGCGGGAGCTACCGTTGCCCCGTATTTAGGGGCATTACTCTTGTTACATAAAGAAGATATTCCGGAAACCGTGATCCAAACCTATTCCGCAAGTCAGTTGCAAGGCTTTCTGGCAGCCGAAGCCAATCTGGTAAAGCTGCCCTATATTTCGCTGGCATTGCTGTTTCTGGTAATGGCCCTGGTATTACTGTTTATAAAACTTCCGCCCATCCGGGAGGAGGCTACCGGCAAACATTCCTTTAAAGATATCCTCAACTATCCGCACTTATTGCTGGGGGCCGGGGCTGTGTTTTGTTATGTAGGCGCCGAGGTAGGGATCGTGAGTTTTTTGATCCGGTATGCGCAATCGCTCGGGTTGCCGGGGCTTACACAACAAAAGGCGGCCCTGTTTATTTCATTATTCATGGCCCTGGTACTGGCCGGCAGGCTGGTCGGGGCCTATATACTGCGGAAAGGAGCTGCATCCCAAATGCTCGTTGTTTCCGCAGGGGGAGCCCTCTTGTTGGTAGTGACGGCCATGCTGATGAACGGGTATGGATCACTGTTTCTGTTATCGATGGTCGGATTGCTTACCTCTGTTATGTACCCGGTCATCTTTACCTTAAGTATTGACGGGTTGGGCCGCTTTACAAAAACAGCCTCCTCCTTATTGATCATGGGTATTGTAGGCGGCGCATTGATCCCGCCGGCGATGGGGCTGGTTTCGGACCGGGTGGGTATCGGCTGGGCTTTTGTTTTTCCCGCACTTTGTTACATATACGTACTGTATTTCGCAATAAAAGGGCATAGGATACCGGTCCGGAAATAA